The following proteins are co-located in the Agromyces laixinhei genome:
- a CDS encoding cation:proton antiporter: MHETTLLLIEVGALLLGMSLLGRLALALGISPIPFYLVVGLAFGEGGVIALDASEEFFQTGAEIGVILLLALLGLEYTASELFGSLRSARTAGLIDAALNALPGAALALLLGWGPVAAVALAGVTWVSSSGVIAKLLRDLGRLSNRETPAILALLVIEDLAMAFYLPVLSALVVGMSLLQGAVSVAVAVSVVALILYFALRHGHFISRLFPADHFEPLLLGVLGLTMLVAGLAAEVSVSAAVGAFLVGIALSGRVAANASQVLTPLRDLFAAIFFVFFGLSTDSSALLSVLPAALGLAIVTILTKLVTGAYAARRAGVGTLGQWRAGLTLGPRGEFSIVIAGLAVGSGVVTPEFAPLATGYVLITIVAGTFLARVPDAAWFRAAVRRRRAASGTAPVPPVPPVPPVPPVPPAG, translated from the coding sequence ATGCACGAGACCACGCTGCTCCTCATCGAAGTCGGCGCGCTGCTCCTCGGCATGAGCCTGCTCGGTCGCCTCGCACTCGCGCTCGGCATCTCGCCCATCCCCTTCTATCTCGTGGTCGGACTCGCATTCGGCGAGGGCGGGGTCATCGCCCTCGACGCGAGCGAGGAGTTCTTCCAGACCGGCGCCGAGATCGGCGTCATCCTGCTGCTCGCACTGCTCGGGCTCGAGTACACGGCATCCGAGCTCTTCGGCAGCCTCAGGTCGGCACGAACGGCCGGCCTCATCGATGCGGCGCTGAACGCCCTGCCGGGTGCGGCTCTCGCGTTGCTGCTCGGCTGGGGGCCGGTCGCCGCGGTCGCCCTCGCCGGCGTGACGTGGGTCTCGTCGTCGGGGGTCATCGCCAAGTTGCTGCGCGACCTCGGCAGGCTCTCGAACCGCGAGACGCCCGCGATCCTCGCCCTGCTCGTGATCGAAGATCTCGCGATGGCGTTCTACCTGCCGGTGCTCTCAGCGCTCGTGGTGGGCATGAGCCTCCTGCAGGGCGCTGTGTCGGTCGCGGTCGCGGTGAGCGTCGTCGCCCTCATCCTCTATTTCGCCCTGCGGCACGGACACTTCATCTCCCGCCTCTTCCCCGCCGATCACTTCGAGCCGCTGCTCCTCGGCGTGCTCGGCCTCACGATGCTCGTCGCCGGACTCGCTGCAGAGGTGAGCGTGTCGGCCGCCGTCGGCGCGTTCCTCGTGGGCATCGCCCTGTCGGGGCGGGTCGCAGCGAACGCGAGCCAGGTGCTCACTCCGCTCCGCGACCTGTTCGCCGCGATCTTCTTCGTCTTCTTCGGGCTCTCGACGGACTCGTCGGCGCTGCTGTCGGTGCTGCCGGCGGCGCTGGGCCTCGCCATCGTGACGATCCTCACCAAGCTCGTCACCGGCGCCTACGCGGCCAGACGCGCCGGAGTCGGCACTCTCGGTCAGTGGCGCGCCGGACTCACACTGGGGCCGCGCGGCGAGTTCTCGATCGTCATCGCCGGACTCGCCGTGGGCTCCGGCGTGGTCACCCCCGAGTTCGCCCCGCTCGCGACCGGCTACGTGCTCATCACGATCGTCGCCGGCACGTTCCTCGCTCGCGTGCCCGACGCCGCGTGGTTTCGAGCAGCGGTCCGCCGGCGGCGGGCGGCATCGGGCACGGCACCTGTGCCACCCGTGCCACCTGTGCCACCCGTGCCACCTGTGCCACCCGCTGGCTGA
- a CDS encoding LLM class flavin-dependent oxidoreductase: protein MLGGTNLTERYEFGVDTFGDVTIGPDGVMLPHAQVLRNVVEQAVLADRLGLDFFGVGEHHREDFAVSAPEVVLGAIAGRTERIHLGSAVTVLSSDEPVRVFERFATLDALSGGRAEVILGRGSFIESFPLFGFELDQYQELFEEKLNLFSALLPQEPVTWSGKLRAPLTDQRVFPPVERGPLKTWVGVGGSPESVVRAAHYGLPLVLAIIGGSPARFAPLADLYRRALEQFGNPSQPIAIHSPGFIADTDAEALDTLWPHYKISVDRIGRERGWGAVTREHFEGEAGPNGALYAGAPEQVAVKIAGAMRAIGASRFDLKYSNGALPHESMMRSIELYAAEVVPRVRELLAD from the coding sequence ATGTTGGGCGGTACGAACTTGACTGAGCGGTACGAATTCGGTGTCGACACCTTCGGTGACGTGACGATCGGGCCGGATGGCGTGATGCTGCCGCACGCCCAGGTGCTGCGGAACGTCGTCGAGCAGGCGGTGCTCGCCGACCGCCTCGGACTCGACTTCTTCGGGGTCGGCGAGCATCACCGTGAGGACTTCGCCGTCTCTGCACCCGAAGTGGTGCTCGGCGCGATCGCCGGTCGCACCGAACGGATCCACCTCGGATCGGCGGTCACCGTGCTGAGTTCCGACGAGCCCGTGCGTGTCTTCGAGCGTTTCGCGACGCTCGACGCGCTCTCGGGCGGCCGCGCAGAGGTGATCCTCGGTCGCGGTTCCTTCATCGAGTCCTTCCCGCTCTTCGGCTTCGAACTCGACCAGTACCAGGAGCTCTTCGAGGAGAAGCTCAACCTCTTCTCGGCGCTCCTCCCGCAGGAACCCGTCACGTGGAGCGGCAAGCTTCGCGCGCCGCTCACCGATCAGCGCGTCTTCCCTCCCGTCGAGCGCGGCCCGCTGAAGACCTGGGTCGGCGTCGGCGGCAGCCCCGAGTCCGTCGTGCGTGCCGCTCACTACGGCCTGCCCCTCGTGCTCGCGATCATCGGCGGCAGCCCCGCCCGCTTCGCACCGCTCGCCGACCTCTACCGCCGCGCGCTCGAGCAGTTCGGAAACCCCTCGCAGCCGATTGCGATCCACTCGCCCGGCTTCATCGCCGACACTGACGCCGAAGCACTCGACACGCTCTGGCCGCACTACAAGATCAGCGTCGACCGCATCGGTCGCGAGCGCGGATGGGGCGCGGTCACTCGTGAGCACTTCGAGGGCGAGGCCGGCCCGAACGGCGCCCTGTATGCCGGGGCGCCCGAGCAGGTCGCCGTGAAGATCGCCGGTGCGATGCGAGCGATCGGGGCGAGCCGCTTCGACCTGAAGTACTCCAACGGTGCGCTGCCGCACGAGTCGATGATGCGCAGCATCGAGCTCTACGCCGCCGAGGTCGTGCCTCGCGTGCGGGAACTGCTCGCCGACTGA
- a CDS encoding NADPH-dependent F420 reductase — MTDLPVIGIYGAGKVGTALARLLVASGHRVLIAGSPRQTALDLLVGVVAPGAEVTSPETLAAGADVIIVAVPFGKAGTVPWHAFDDRIVVDAMNYWPPVDGNIAEVDDDPRTTSELNAARNPRARVVKSLNHLGYHEMEDDSMAAGSPLRRALAVVGDDAGARAVVAEIIDELGFDPVDGGELRHGIALEPGHPAFGRELSAAELAALLTPAVHLAA, encoded by the coding sequence GTGACGGATCTGCCGGTCATCGGAATCTACGGCGCGGGCAAGGTGGGCACTGCCCTCGCCCGGCTGCTCGTCGCCTCCGGCCACCGAGTGCTCATCGCCGGCTCCCCCCGCCAGACGGCCCTCGACCTGCTCGTCGGCGTGGTCGCCCCCGGCGCTGAAGTCACCTCCCCCGAGACGCTCGCGGCCGGCGCCGACGTCATCATCGTCGCCGTGCCGTTCGGCAAGGCCGGTACCGTGCCCTGGCACGCGTTCGACGATCGCATCGTGGTCGACGCCATGAACTACTGGCCGCCCGTCGACGGCAACATCGCCGAGGTCGACGACGACCCGCGCACCACGAGCGAGCTCAATGCAGCGCGCAACCCGCGCGCCCGCGTCGTGAAGTCGCTCAACCATCTCGGCTACCACGAGATGGAGGACGACAGCATGGCGGCGGGGTCTCCCCTGCGCCGCGCCCTCGCCGTCGTCGGCGACGACGCCGGCGCCCGGGCCGTCGTCGCAGAGATCATCGACGAGCTCGGTTTCGACCCGGTCGACGGCGGCGAGCTCCGCCACGGCATCGCCCTCGAACCCGGCCACCCCGCCTTCGGCCGCGAACTCTCCGCCGCCGAGCTTGCGGCGCTGCTCACCCCCGCCGTGCACCTCGCCGCCTGA
- a CDS encoding DNA alkylation repair protein, protein MPTTGGTMTDAAALIAALEALADETEREKYTRYFPIDPDAPFIGVRMGAVFGLAKTALDLPADELETLLEQPTHEVRALACSIMGKSAAEPRTPGARRTELYELYLRRHDRIDQWDLVDLAARDVIGRYLLERDRAPLAGLAASTFWPERRTALVATFAFLRRGELDDAYELAELLAGDPEPFVQKALGWVLRAAGDLDRDRLTAFERHAGAMPRVALRAAIEHFDKSERARILAIR, encoded by the coding sequence ATGCCGACGACGGGAGGCACGATGACGGATGCCGCCGCGCTCATCGCGGCGCTCGAGGCGCTTGCCGACGAGACGGAGCGCGAGAAGTACACACGGTACTTTCCGATCGATCCGGATGCCCCGTTCATCGGCGTGCGCATGGGCGCCGTGTTCGGTCTCGCCAAGACCGCGCTCGATCTGCCGGCCGACGAGCTCGAGACGCTGCTCGAACAGCCGACGCACGAGGTGCGCGCGCTCGCCTGCAGCATCATGGGCAAGTCGGCCGCCGAACCGAGAACGCCGGGCGCCCGACGCACCGAACTGTACGAGCTCTACCTGCGTCGCCACGATCGCATCGACCAGTGGGACCTCGTCGATCTCGCCGCACGCGACGTGATCGGCAGGTATCTGCTCGAACGTGACCGTGCGCCGCTCGCCGGTCTCGCGGCATCCACGTTCTGGCCCGAGCGCCGCACCGCTCTCGTCGCGACCTTCGCCTTCCTCCGGCGCGGCGAACTCGACGACGCCTATGAACTCGCAGAGTTGCTCGCCGGAGACCCCGAGCCGTTCGTGCAGAAGGCGCTCGGCTGGGTGCTCAGGGCCGCCGGGGATCTCGATCGCGACCGCCTCACCGCGTTCGAGCGTCACGCCGGCGCGATGCCGCGGGTCGCGCTCCGGGCGGCGATCGAGCATTTCGACAAGTCGGAGCGGGCGCGCATCCTCGCGATCCGCTGA
- a CDS encoding MFS transporter, protein MSDAPATRSIPVSEAHRWRAYWVCVAVAALTIMDLSKVNVGLPAIEEAFNAGSTELQLIVAGYVLTFGLTLVPAGRIGDQRSRKTLFIVGLSLFTLTSCVAALAPNATVLLIARLVQGVAAGIQMPQVLGLIQELFRGKERGKAFGLFGATIGLATAFGPTLGGLMIAIGGPEDGWRGIFWINVPLAIIAIVLAAWLLPLTRHPSGKPLSLDPVGIALFGISVLSLMWPFLFTTGSPDDDPSRWWVLVIFVFAFTAFLAWERRYAASGKHPLVPLSLFGISSYRNGTALASVYFAALPPMFLLTTLYLQHGLGLEAVYAGMVTIGFALVSAVTSYIGGNLVNRLGRPLVVWGLVLIVVGVGLSVLAAFTTSPEITPWAIAAAMTIAGSGGGFVISPNQTLALADIPVKQGGLAGSVGQLGQRIGTAIGTAITLSLFYSTIYFESSGSPDLAVYRDAYAVGMIAVAVLVAIAFGIGVLDLGARGRRRSALGGDAAPEAEPGA, encoded by the coding sequence ATGTCAGACGCGCCAGCCACACGCTCGATCCCGGTCTCCGAAGCACACCGTTGGCGCGCGTACTGGGTGTGCGTGGCCGTCGCGGCGCTCACGATCATGGACCTCTCGAAGGTCAACGTCGGGCTGCCAGCCATCGAAGAGGCGTTCAACGCCGGCTCGACCGAGCTGCAGCTCATCGTCGCGGGATACGTGCTCACCTTCGGGCTCACGCTCGTGCCGGCCGGTCGCATCGGCGACCAGCGCTCGCGCAAGACGCTCTTCATCGTGGGGCTCAGCCTCTTCACGCTCACGAGTTGCGTCGCGGCGCTCGCGCCGAACGCGACGGTACTGCTCATCGCTCGGCTCGTACAGGGCGTTGCCGCCGGCATTCAGATGCCGCAGGTGCTCGGCCTGATCCAGGAGCTCTTCCGCGGCAAGGAGCGCGGCAAGGCGTTCGGACTGTTCGGTGCGACCATCGGCTTGGCGACCGCGTTCGGGCCGACCCTCGGCGGTCTGATGATCGCGATCGGCGGGCCCGAAGACGGCTGGCGCGGCATCTTCTGGATCAACGTGCCGCTGGCCATCATCGCGATCGTGCTCGCCGCCTGGCTGCTGCCGCTCACGCGGCATCCGTCTGGCAAGCCGTTGTCGCTCGACCCCGTCGGCATCGCGCTGTTCGGCATCAGCGTGCTGTCTCTGATGTGGCCGTTCCTGTTCACGACAGGGTCGCCCGACGATGATCCGAGCCGCTGGTGGGTGCTCGTGATCTTCGTCTTCGCGTTCACCGCTTTCCTCGCATGGGAGCGGCGATACGCGGCGAGCGGCAAGCATCCGCTCGTGCCGCTGAGCCTCTTCGGCATCAGTTCGTACCGCAACGGCACCGCGCTCGCGAGTGTCTACTTCGCGGCGCTCCCGCCGATGTTCCTGCTCACGACGCTCTACCTGCAGCACGGCCTCGGGCTCGAGGCGGTCTACGCCGGCATGGTCACGATCGGCTTCGCCCTCGTCAGCGCCGTGACCTCGTACATCGGCGGCAACCTCGTGAATCGTCTCGGGCGCCCGCTCGTCGTCTGGGGCCTCGTGCTGATCGTCGTCGGGGTCGGACTGTCGGTGCTCGCCGCGTTCACGACATCGCCCGAGATCACGCCGTGGGCGATCGCCGCTGCGATGACCATCGCCGGATCGGGCGGCGGATTCGTCATCTCGCCGAACCAGACGCTCGCACTCGCCGACATCCCGGTGAAGCAGGGCGGGCTCGCCGGGTCCGTCGGCCAGCTGGGCCAGCGGATCGGCACGGCGATCGGCACCGCGATCACCCTCTCGCTCTTCTATTCGACGATCTACTTCGAGTCGAGCGGGTCGCCCGACCTGGCGGTCTACCGCGATGCCTACGCGGTCGGCATGATCGCGGTCGCCGTGCTCGTGGCGATCGCCTTCGGCATCGGTGTGCTCGACCTCGGTGCCCGAGGGCGCCGGCGGAGCGCGCTCGGCGGTGACGCGGCACCGGAGGCCGAGCCGGGGGCCTGA
- a CDS encoding GNAT family N-acetyltransferase, with amino-acid sequence MPAVVVPTLRDGHLTLRPIRVRDAKPLERVLLANRGWLRQWEATYPGGGSAIDTRSSIRNLLAHARAGNALPFIIEVDGRLVGQLNVSSITHGSLSSASIGYWVAEEVAGRGITPTAVALATDYCFRTLRLHRMEICIRPENTPSLRVVEKLGFRYEGFRRRFIHINGVWSDHFAFALVTEEVPHGVLRRWRDGRAPEDAAHVIAEHRAASAFPMDLPDR; translated from the coding sequence ATGCCCGCAGTCGTCGTGCCCACCCTCCGAGACGGCCACCTCACGCTGCGTCCCATCCGAGTCCGCGACGCGAAGCCGCTCGAGCGGGTGCTGCTCGCCAATCGCGGGTGGCTGCGTCAATGGGAGGCCACGTATCCGGGCGGCGGCTCGGCGATCGACACGCGCTCGAGCATCCGCAACCTGTTGGCGCACGCGCGCGCCGGCAACGCGCTGCCGTTCATCATCGAGGTCGACGGCCGCCTGGTCGGGCAGCTGAACGTGTCGTCGATCACCCATGGCTCGCTCTCCTCAGCGTCCATCGGCTACTGGGTGGCCGAGGAGGTCGCCGGGCGCGGCATCACGCCGACGGCCGTCGCACTCGCGACCGACTACTGCTTCCGCACGCTGCGGCTTCACCGCATGGAGATCTGCATCCGCCCCGAGAACACTCCTTCCCTCCGAGTCGTCGAGAAGCTCGGGTTCCGCTACGAGGGATTCCGGCGCCGATTCATCCACATCAACGGCGTGTGGAGCGATCATTTCGCGTTCGCCCTCGTGACCGAGGAGGTGCCGCACGGGGTGCTCCGCCGGTGGCGCGACGGACGTGCACCCGAAGACGCGGCGCACGTGATCGCCGAGCACCGCGCGGCGTCCGCCTTCCCCATGGATCTGCCCGATCGGTGA
- the galU gene encoding UTP--glucose-1-phosphate uridylyltransferase GalU has protein sequence MTHRITKAVIPAAGLGTRFLPATKAMPKEMLPVVDKPAIQYVVEEAVDAGLTDVLMVTGRNKNALENHFDRVAELEATLEAKGDTVKLEKVNESTGLADMHYVRQGDPLGLGHAVLRAHMHVGNQPFAVLLGDDIIDARDPLLTRMLDEQGARDASIVALLEVDPESIHLYGAAAVEETDDPDVVRITGLVEKPAKEVAPSNYAVIGRYVLKPEVFDILEHTPPGKGGEIQLTDALMTMAGDVEGTGGVYGVVFRGRRYDTGDKLDYIKAVIQLASDRPDIGPELRPWLVEYVSRLDAASPLDTV, from the coding sequence ATGACTCATCGCATCACGAAGGCGGTCATTCCCGCCGCCGGCCTCGGCACGCGCTTCCTGCCCGCCACGAAGGCGATGCCCAAGGAGATGCTGCCGGTCGTCGACAAGCCGGCCATCCAGTACGTCGTCGAAGAGGCCGTCGATGCGGGTCTGACCGATGTGCTCATGGTGACCGGTCGCAACAAGAACGCCCTCGAGAACCACTTCGACCGGGTCGCCGAGCTCGAGGCGACCCTCGAGGCGAAGGGCGACACCGTGAAGCTCGAGAAGGTCAACGAGTCGACCGGGCTCGCCGACATGCACTATGTGCGGCAGGGCGACCCGCTCGGGCTGGGCCACGCGGTGCTGCGCGCCCACATGCACGTCGGCAACCAGCCCTTCGCCGTGCTGCTGGGCGACGACATCATCGATGCCCGTGACCCGCTGCTGACCCGCATGCTCGACGAGCAGGGTGCGCGCGACGCCTCGATCGTGGCGCTGCTGGAGGTCGACCCGGAGTCGATCCACCTCTACGGCGCGGCCGCCGTCGAGGAGACCGACGACCCCGACGTGGTGCGCATCACGGGGCTCGTCGAGAAGCCTGCGAAAGAGGTCGCACCGTCGAACTACGCAGTCATCGGCCGGTACGTGCTGAAGCCCGAGGTGTTCGACATTCTCGAGCACACGCCGCCGGGCAAGGGCGGCGAGATCCAGCTGACCGACGCGCTCATGACGATGGCCGGCGATGTCGAGGGCACCGGCGGTGTATACGGCGTCGTCTTCCGCGGCCGCCGCTATGACACCGGCGACAAGCTCGACTACATCAAGGCGGTCATCCAGCTCGCCTCGGATCGCCCCGACATCGGGCCCGAGCTTCGTCCGTGGCTCGTCGAGTACGTGTCACGGCTCGATGCGGCGTCACCGCTCGATACAGTCTGA
- a CDS encoding 5-formyltetrahydrofolate cyclo-ligase, whose translation MPDDPEIDKRVLRAELRERRRNMTAHERELATEGVTARLEELIGSTGAESISCYLSMPAEPNTRPFVNWAEAHGLRVLFPVTREDGLLDWTVGEEDSETLGLHGTPEAVGELLGPMAINDVDLIVVPAAAVDAAGTRLGWGRGYFDKTLGSMGKCPPVYAVVFDSEFVEDLPREVHDQPVNGIVTPTRIIAF comes from the coding sequence ATGCCCGACGATCCCGAGATCGACAAGCGCGTGCTTCGCGCCGAGCTGCGAGAGCGACGCCGGAACATGACGGCGCACGAACGCGAACTCGCCACCGAGGGCGTCACAGCTCGACTCGAGGAGCTCATCGGCTCGACCGGGGCCGAGTCGATCTCCTGCTATCTGTCGATGCCCGCCGAGCCGAACACCCGGCCATTCGTGAACTGGGCCGAGGCCCACGGCCTTCGCGTGTTGTTCCCCGTGACCCGTGAAGACGGCCTGCTCGATTGGACGGTCGGCGAAGAGGATTCCGAGACGCTCGGCCTGCACGGCACGCCCGAAGCGGTCGGTGAACTGCTCGGCCCGATGGCCATCAACGACGTCGACCTCATCGTCGTGCCGGCCGCCGCGGTCGACGCGGCGGGCACACGACTCGGCTGGGGCAGGGGCTATTTCGACAAGACCCTCGGCTCGATGGGAAAATGTCCTCCGGTGTACGCCGTGGTCTTCGACAGCGAGTTCGTCGAAGACCTGCCGCGTGAAGTGCACGACCAGCCCGTGAACGGCATCGTGACGCCCACGCGCATCATCGCGTTCTGA
- a CDS encoding FmdB family zinc ribbon protein, which yields MPTYSYRCTECDNAFDIHQSFTDDTLTVCDLCGGRLRKLFNTIGVTFNGSGFYRTDSRSSISSSSESGSGSSGSGSSGSGSGSSGAGSSGSGSSGSGSSSSGSGSSGSGGSSASVA from the coding sequence ATGCCCACCTACTCCTACCGCTGCACCGAGTGCGACAACGCCTTCGACATCCACCAGTCGTTCACCGACGACACGCTGACGGTCTGCGATCTCTGCGGCGGCAGGCTGCGCAAGCTCTTCAACACGATCGGCGTGACCTTCAACGGCTCGGGCTTCTACCGCACCGATTCCCGCAGCAGCATCAGCAGCAGCAGCGAGAGCGGTTCCGGTTCCTCCGGATCCGGTTCCTCCGGCTCGGGCTCCGGCTCCTCGGGCGCCGGTTCCTCCGGATCTGGTTCCTCGGGCTCCGGTTCCTCGAGCTCCGGCTCGGGCTCCTCGGGCAGCGGCGGCTCCTCGGCTAGCGTGGCCTAG
- the mscL gene encoding large conductance mechanosensitive channel protein MscL — protein sequence MLKGFQEFIMRGNVIDLAVAVVIGAAFTAVVNSLVNNVFNPLIGAIFKAESLDGALILSIPTMDGGVAEVKFGAFIGALLTFVIVAAVVYFVFVLPINTMKKHAEERLKRGAAPDVSEPEAETELVLLSQIRDLLVEQRIGGDGVSANESGGGRHQQS from the coding sequence GTGCTCAAGGGTTTCCAAGAGTTCATCATGCGGGGCAACGTCATCGACCTCGCCGTCGCCGTGGTCATCGGAGCTGCGTTCACCGCGGTCGTGAACTCGCTCGTGAACAACGTCTTCAACCCGCTGATCGGTGCGATCTTCAAGGCCGAGAGCCTTGACGGTGCGCTCATCCTCTCGATCCCGACCATGGACGGCGGTGTGGCCGAGGTGAAGTTCGGCGCCTTCATCGGTGCCCTCCTCACGTTCGTGATCGTCGCTGCCGTCGTGTACTTCGTCTTCGTGCTGCCGATCAACACCATGAAGAAGCACGCCGAAGAGCGCCTGAAGCGCGGAGCGGCCCCCGACGTGAGCGAGCCCGAAGCCGAGACCGAACTCGTGCTTCTCAGCCAGATCCGGGACCTGCTCGTCGAGCAGCGCATCGGTGGAGACGGAGTCAGCGCGAACGAGTCCGGCGGGGGCAGGCACCAGCAGTCCTGA